Proteins encoded together in one Vitis vinifera cultivar Pinot Noir 40024 chromosome 4, ASM3070453v1 window:
- the LOC100252640 gene encoding protein PHOX4, whose protein sequence is MGKPTGKKKTPGPSKPGDASAKHGKTTAFDEDTAVFITMSQELKEEGNKLFQKRDHEGAMLKYEKALKLLPKNHIDIAYLRSNMASCYMLMGIGEYPRAINQCNLAIEVSPKYSKALLKRAKCYEALNRLDLALKDVNSILSIESNNLAALEIADRVKKAIEEKGIKVDDKEIVMAAEYTESPPYKAVKQKTKKKKSNKTEVKKLLDKAVVKPVDKAVVKPVDKAVVEENVGVVKENVDAVKENVDAVKEKAVAPETAEEEEVVVSEIVKEEQVVTVSRPVKLVFNEDIRWAQLPVNCSIRLVRDIVQDRFPSLKGILVKYRDHEGDLVTITTNDELRFAEASGDPQGSLRLYVAEVSPDHEPLYEGMENEEEVYNHDRRGIHVKENGNVEKGGDMENGFSCIDDWIVQFARLFKNYVGFNSDSYLDLHELGMKLYSEAMEDAVTSEEAQELFEIAADKFQEMAALALFNWGNVHMSMARKRVFLTEDGSRESIIAQIKTAYEWAQKEYIKASLRYEEALKIKPDFYEGHLALGQQQFEQAKLSWYYAIGCKIDLESGPSMEVLQLYNKAEDSMERGMLMWEEMEERRLNGLSKLDKYQAQLQKMGLDALFKDISASDVAEQAANMKSQIYLLWGTLLYERSIVEFKLGLLSWEECLEVAVEKFELAGASPTDIAVMIKNHCSNGAALEGLGFDINEIVQAWNEMYDAKRWQIGVPSFRLEPLFRRRVPKLHHILEHI, encoded by the exons ATGGGGAAGCCCACTGGGAAGAAGAAGACTCCGGGGCCGTCGAAACCGGGCGACGCCAGCGCGAAGCACGGAAAAACGACGGCCTTTGATGAGGACACGGCTGTCTTCATCACAATGTCTCAGGAATTGAAAGAAGAAGGTAACAAGCTGTTTCAAAAGCGCGACCATGAAGGGGCGATGTTGAAGTATGAAAAAGCCCTAAAGTTGCTTCCCAAAAACCATATTGATATTGCCTATTTGAGGTCTAACATGGCCTCTTGCTATATGCTAATGGGCATTGGGGAGTACCCACGAGCAATAAACCAATGCAATTTGGCGATTGAGGTCTCCCCAAAATACAGTAAGGCGCTTTTGAAGCGTGCTAAGTGTTATGAGGCTCTGAATAGACTTGATTTAGCATTGAAGGATGTTAACAGTATTCTGAGTATTGAATCTAATAATCTTGCTGCGTTGGAGATCGCAGACAGGGTTAAAAAGGCCATAGAGGAAAAGGGTATCAAGGTAGATGATAAGGAAATTGTTATGGCTGCGGAGTATACCGAGTCACCTCCCTATAAGGCTGTAAAACAGAAgactaagaagaagaagagtaaCAAAACTGAGGTGAAGAAACTGCTGGATAAGGCAGTTGTGAAACCGGTGGATAAGGCAGTTGTGAAACCGGTAGATAAGGCAGTTGTGGAGGAGAATGTTGGTGTTGTTAAGGAGAATGTTGATGCTGTTAAGGAGAATGTTGATGCTGTTAAGGAGAAGGCAGTGGCTCCAGAGACTGCTGAGGAAGAAGAAGTTGTTGTTTCAGAGATTGTGAAGGAAGAACAAGTGGTGACCGTGAGTAGGCCTGTGAAGTTGGTGTTCAATGAGGATATAAGGTGGGCACAGTTACCGGTTAATTGTAGTATTCGATTGGTGAGGGACATAGTTCAAGACCGGTTTCCAAGCTTGAAGGGTATTCTTGTAAAATATAGGGATCATGAAGGTGATTTGGTTACAATCACAACAAATGATGAGTTGAGATTTGCAGAAGCTTCAGGTGATCCACAGGGGTCTCTTAGATTGTATGTTGCAGAAGTTAGTCCAGATCATGAGCCGCTGTATGAAGGAATGGAGAATGAGGAGGAGGTGTACAATCATGATAGGAGAGGAATTCATGTTAAGGAGAATGGAAATGTGGAGAAAGGTGGAGACATGGAAAATGGGTTCTCGTGTATTGATGACTGGATAGTACAGTTTGCACGATTGTTCAAGAACTATGTTGGGTTCAATTCTGATTCATACTTGGATCTTCATGAGCTTGGGATGAAGCTGTACTCAGAGGCGATGGAGGATGCTGTTACAAGTGAAGAAGCCCAAGAACTTTTTGAAATTGCTGCTGACAAGTTTCAAGAGATGGCAGCTTTGGCCTTGTTCAATTGGGGAAATGTTCACATGTCCATGGCAAGAAAGAGGGTGTTCCTCACGGAAGATGGATCAAGGGAATCTATTATTGCTCAGATTAAAACTGCATATGAGTGGGCACAGAAAGAATATATCAAGGCAAGTTTGAGGTATGAAGAAGCTCTAAAAATCAAACCCGACTTCTATGAAGGTCATCTTGCACTTGGGCAGCAGCAGTTTGAGCAAGCAAAACTTTCTTGGTATTATGCAATTGGGTGCAAGATTGATTTAGAGTCAGGGCCTTCCATGGAGGTCCTACAGCTGTATAACAAGGCTGAGGACAGCATGGAGAGGGGCATGCTGATGTGGGAGGAGATGGAGGAGCGGCGTCTGAATGGCCTCTCGAAATTGGATAAATATCAGGCCCAGTTGCAGAAAATGGGTTTGGATGCGCTATTCAAAGATATATCTGCCAGTGACGTTGCAGAGCAGGCTGCAAACATGAAGTCACAGATATACCTCTTGTGGGGTACATTGCTTTATGAGCGTTCAATTGTGGAATTCAAGTTGGGGCTACTGTCGTGGGAAGAATGTTTGGAGGTTGCAGTTGAAAAGTTTGAACTTGCTGGAGCTTCTCCAACTGATATAGCTGTTATGATAAAGAACCATTGTTCCAATGGAGCTGCACTGGAAG GTTTGGGATTCGACATTAATGAGATTGTACAAGCATGGAATGAAATGTATGATGCTAAGAGGTGGCAGATTGGTGTTCCATCTTTTCGATTGGAACCATTGTTTCGTCGGCGGGTTCCAAAACTTCATCATATCTTGGAGCATATTTGA